A genome region from Longimicrobium sp. includes the following:
- a CDS encoding vWA domain-containing protein, which yields MDQQQSKTRGVADIVFLIDVSGSMAPAIDALKANIGTFVESLSKGEGNNVSPVRDWRAKAVGYRDFDHDAEPFIDNPFVTDVEALRSQLAGLTAEGGEDEPESLLDALFKVANMGQTEKGAQSLDATRWRYRSDAARVVVVFTDASFKPAMTIPEAKGGGVQDVTNAVINNRIILSLFAPDMPGYDELSQIDKSEWEAISYPGMNPQEALVKFTTDQANFKNTLRQLAASVSKSAETVAL from the coding sequence ATGGACCAGCAGCAGAGCAAGACGCGGGGCGTCGCGGACATCGTCTTCCTGATCGACGTGTCGGGGAGCATGGCCCCGGCGATCGACGCGCTTAAGGCGAACATCGGGACGTTCGTGGAGTCGCTGAGCAAGGGGGAGGGGAACAACGTGTCGCCCGTGCGCGACTGGCGCGCCAAGGCGGTGGGCTACCGCGACTTCGACCACGACGCGGAGCCGTTCATCGACAACCCCTTCGTCACCGACGTGGAGGCGCTCCGGTCGCAGCTCGCCGGGCTGACGGCGGAGGGCGGCGAGGACGAGCCGGAGTCGCTCCTGGACGCGCTCTTCAAGGTCGCGAACATGGGGCAGACGGAGAAGGGCGCGCAGAGCCTGGACGCGACCAGGTGGCGCTACCGCAGCGACGCGGCGCGTGTAGTCGTCGTGTTCACCGACGCCTCGTTTAAGCCCGCGATGACCATCCCCGAGGCCAAGGGCGGCGGCGTGCAGGACGTGACCAACGCCGTCATCAACAACCGCATCATCCTGAGCCTCTTCGCCCCCGACATGCCCGGCTACGACGAGCTGAGCCAGATCGACAAGTCGGAGTGGGAGGCGATCTCGTACCCCGGGATGAACCCGCAGGAGGCGCTGGTGAAGTTCACCACCGACCAGGCGAACTTCAAGAACACGCTGCGCCAGCTCGCGGCCAGCGTGTCGAAGTCGGCGGAGACGGTAGCGCTTTGA
- a CDS encoding protein kinase: MAKKLKVGDEINGYRITDVFGPGAMAISYGAVNGAGQRVFFKQYKSPAVTVDWYRDYVRYQKELNRRIAESPARNYCVRAIDAFEAVWGGRNYFQVFEFVENGADLGGIFEREAAENGGRLLTVPFSSRLWEQHLIWAKVLMSGIDTLHKAKVAHADLKPDNAFLIEDPSIAAGFQLKLIDVDFSILTDQTAPWHGKQGYVGTDNYRSPEHFTAGATPGAASDVFTCGLILYQLLTGRHPYWSDDQAEYAKMALAHAAERPILGGAVPAPASAEAIAEVMHRCLAPRAADRPTATEVRDVLTGRAGGIAVKAAPAPAPAAAPTPAPAPAAPAPPPAAPRAPQPAPAPPAPAASGGDGAPIRSERIQLVGESGEVLTMGTRTPLGKHIVRQFGADFNVWDAEQCAVERGADGVWQVVPVPGTTNETLLNGQTLTGAHPLREGDVIAVGRAAKGIAKLPLTVRAG; the protein is encoded by the coding sequence ATGGCCAAGAAGCTAAAAGTCGGCGACGAGATCAACGGGTACCGGATCACCGACGTGTTCGGGCCGGGGGCGATGGCCATCTCGTATGGGGCGGTGAACGGCGCGGGGCAGCGCGTCTTCTTCAAGCAGTACAAGTCGCCGGCGGTGACGGTGGACTGGTACCGCGACTACGTGCGATACCAGAAGGAGCTCAACCGCCGCATCGCCGAGAGCCCGGCGCGGAACTACTGCGTGCGCGCCATCGACGCGTTCGAGGCGGTGTGGGGCGGGCGCAACTACTTCCAGGTCTTCGAGTTCGTGGAGAACGGCGCGGACCTGGGCGGGATCTTTGAGCGCGAGGCGGCGGAGAACGGCGGCCGCCTGCTCACGGTGCCGTTCAGCTCGCGCCTGTGGGAGCAGCACCTGATCTGGGCCAAGGTGCTGATGTCCGGCATCGATACGCTCCACAAGGCGAAGGTGGCGCACGCGGACCTGAAGCCGGACAACGCGTTCCTGATCGAGGACCCCTCCATCGCGGCCGGCTTCCAGCTCAAGCTGATCGACGTGGACTTCTCGATCCTCACGGACCAGACGGCGCCCTGGCACGGGAAGCAGGGGTACGTGGGGACCGACAACTACCGGTCGCCCGAGCACTTCACCGCGGGCGCCACGCCGGGTGCCGCGTCGGACGTCTTCACCTGCGGGCTGATCCTCTACCAACTGCTGACCGGCCGCCATCCCTACTGGTCGGACGACCAGGCGGAGTACGCGAAGATGGCCCTGGCGCACGCCGCCGAGCGGCCCATCCTGGGCGGCGCGGTGCCGGCTCCCGCCAGCGCCGAGGCCATCGCGGAGGTCATGCACCGCTGCCTCGCCCCGCGCGCCGCGGACCGCCCCACCGCCACCGAAGTCCGCGACGTGCTCACCGGGCGCGCGGGCGGCATCGCGGTGAAGGCGGCGCCCGCGCCCGCGCCCGCTGCCGCGCCCACGCCCGCGCCCGCGCCGGCCGCGCCTGCACCGCCGCCGGCCGCACCGCGCGCGCCGCAGCCGGCGCCCGCTCCGCCAGCGCCCGCCGCGTCGGGAGGGGACGGCGCGCCGATCCGCTCGGAGCGCATCCAGCTCGTGGGCGAGTCCGGGGAGGTGCTGACGATGGGGACGCGGACGCCGCTGGGGAAGCACATCGTCCGCCAGTTCGGAGCCGACTTCAACGTGTGGGATGCGGAGCAGTGCGCCGTGGAGCGCGGGGCCGACGGGGTCTGGCAGGTCGTGCCGGTTCCGGGTACGACCAACGAGACGCTGCTGAACGGCCAGACGCTGACCGGTGCGCACCCCCTACGCGAGGGCGACGTGATCGCGGTGGGGCGTGCGGCCAAGGGGATCGCGAAGCTGCCGCTCACCGTGCGAGCGGGCTGA
- a CDS encoding FHA domain-containing protein produces the protein MTESKNTPEEGTASTTPLEEAPLATPTPEEGTASMGAAPSTGDTAAATPAPVTETPAVDADATLISPPPADATLESPAATSTEGGAVVEAPPAESGTEAPASEAPTTETATEAPAAEAPPVEAPAAELPTTETPAEVPAAEALTPPSAPATDASAGAPAAVPPTLPADPPGGALRSERINLVSSAGQAMTVGVRTPLGKHVVRRFGEESNVWDTEQCVLERGPDGAWQIVPGEGTTNETLLNGEAITSPRPLHDGDVIAVGRVEKGIVKLPLTARQG, from the coding sequence GTGACGGAGAGCAAGAACACGCCCGAAGAGGGAACCGCATCCACCACTCCGCTGGAGGAGGCACCGCTCGCGACCCCGACGCCTGAGGAGGGGACCGCGTCCATGGGAGCTGCTCCATCGACCGGCGACACCGCGGCGGCGACTCCTGCGCCCGTAACCGAAACACCGGCCGTGGATGCCGATGCCACGTTGATCTCGCCGCCGCCCGCCGACGCGACGCTCGAATCGCCCGCGGCTACGTCCACCGAGGGAGGCGCAGTCGTGGAAGCGCCGCCCGCGGAATCCGGCACGGAAGCACCGGCCTCGGAGGCGCCGACCACCGAGACTGCGACGGAAGCACCGGCTGCGGAGGCACCGCCCGTCGAAGCGCCGGCCGCGGAGCTGCCGACTACCGAGACTCCGGCGGAAGTGCCGGCCGCCGAGGCGCTCACGCCGCCCAGCGCTCCCGCCACGGACGCTTCGGCCGGGGCACCCGCCGCGGTGCCCCCGACGCTCCCGGCCGATCCGCCGGGGGGCGCGCTCCGTTCCGAGCGCATCAACCTCGTCTCGTCGGCCGGCCAGGCGATGACGGTGGGGGTGCGGACGCCACTGGGGAAGCACGTCGTGCGGCGCTTCGGCGAGGAGTCGAACGTGTGGGATACGGAGCAGTGCGTGCTGGAGCGCGGGCCGGATGGCGCCTGGCAGATCGTTCCGGGTGAGGGCACCACCAACGAGACGCTGCTGAACGGCGAGGCGATCACCTCGCCCCGGCCGCTCCACGACGGCGACGTGATCGCGGTGGGCCGGGTGGAGAAGGGGATCGTGAAGCTGCCGCTCACCGCGCGGCAGGGCTGA
- a CDS encoding metallophosphoesterase, which yields MIQPDDLPTDGAPEAGENAPLVPEAAPAAEPPPEDTPAPAVEPAPAPEPAAAPAVSGSAGLVNVLEVRELDWDAIRAAVSTPFEQERAERIIGRMEERLAGGGPLGLAFEEYAAGPDDRAVLIGEDWPVGEVWFVGDLHGDLLALESALQHIDRSGGGADARIVFLGDLFDDGVHSAEVVLRIFELLLDGPMRVTVVTGNHDDAVQWEDGRFQSTVLPSDFTDWLNQATADGHPWAERLGRTIVHFFRRTPRALFFPDGLLVAHGGIPHTDLHPVLAECRDWNDPRVLQDFVWLRAHPRARKRIPNRTTRGSEFGREDFAAFCDLATRLGRPVSRMLRGHDHVEERFAVFPAWAEHPALTINTLSHRLPREVFGPYERVPVVARWVRGELPEVRRLFIPPELIREIYPEPGGATEGG from the coding sequence GTGATCCAGCCCGACGATCTCCCCACCGATGGCGCGCCGGAAGCCGGCGAGAACGCGCCGCTCGTGCCCGAAGCCGCGCCTGCCGCCGAGCCGCCGCCGGAAGACACGCCCGCTCCGGCCGTGGAACCGGCGCCTGCGCCTGAACCGGCCGCTGCCCCGGCCGTCAGCGGATCCGCGGGCCTGGTGAACGTGCTGGAAGTGCGGGAGCTGGACTGGGATGCCATCCGCGCCGCCGTCAGCACCCCGTTCGAGCAGGAGCGGGCGGAGCGGATCATCGGGCGGATGGAGGAGCGGCTGGCGGGGGGCGGGCCTCTGGGGCTCGCCTTCGAGGAGTACGCGGCGGGACCGGACGACCGCGCGGTGCTGATCGGCGAGGACTGGCCGGTAGGCGAGGTGTGGTTCGTGGGCGATCTGCACGGCGACCTGCTGGCGCTGGAGTCCGCGCTCCAGCACATCGACCGGAGCGGCGGCGGGGCGGATGCGCGCATCGTCTTCCTGGGCGACCTGTTCGACGACGGGGTGCACTCGGCCGAGGTCGTGCTGCGCATCTTCGAGCTGCTGCTGGACGGGCCCATGCGCGTGACCGTGGTGACGGGCAACCACGACGACGCGGTGCAGTGGGAGGACGGGCGCTTTCAATCGACCGTCCTGCCATCCGACTTCACGGACTGGCTGAACCAGGCCACCGCGGACGGCCACCCCTGGGCGGAGCGGCTGGGGCGGACAATCGTGCACTTCTTTCGCCGCACGCCGCGCGCGCTCTTCTTTCCAGACGGGCTGTTGGTGGCGCACGGCGGGATTCCGCACACGGACCTGCACCCCGTGCTGGCCGAGTGCCGGGACTGGAACGACCCGCGCGTGCTGCAGGACTTCGTCTGGCTGCGCGCCCATCCGCGCGCCCGCAAGCGCATCCCCAACCGCACCACGCGGGGGAGCGAGTTCGGGCGCGAGGACTTCGCGGCCTTCTGCGATCTGGCCACGCGGCTGGGGCGCCCGGTGAGCCGCATGCTGCGCGGCCACGACCACGTGGAGGAGCGCTTCGCCGTCTTCCCCGCCTGGGCGGAGCACCCCGCGCTCACCATCAACACCCTGTCGCACCGGCTTCCGCGCGAGGTGTTCGGGCCGTACGAGCGGGTGCCGGTCGTGGCGCGCTGGGTGCGCGGCGAGCTTCCGGAGGTGCGGCGGCTGTTCATCCCGCCCGAGCTGATCCGCGAGATCTACCCCGAGCCCGGCGGCGCGACGGAGGGCGGATGA
- a CDS encoding PAS domain-containing protein, with the protein MNEAAARMHGTVRLDVLPEGYAKTYNLLTEDGRPYPSSELPLSRAVLRGETVVDERWRIRRPDGGETFAVGTARPIVGPAGERLGAVLTLRDDTHRVEAERAERRAARVLDQVADEHITMDAEFRILSVNRAALRALGMPAEALLGRTHWEVFPASVGTEAERQYRRVVEERVEVHFAHHYVGEGYDRHIEIDAYPTEDGGIAVFWREVSARLHAEAELRARNDELAEQALELEMANQQLQEGAAEFEARTGEAERARAAADEAARRLAFLAEASTRLASSLDYEATLRQVVALAVPDIADWCAYTVDAGDGTVRMVAIHHTDPERTAFVRELARRYPIRADEPAGAALVLRTGEPELIEEIPDAVLEQVARDSEHLELLRSIGFRSLMTVPVVAHGEVLGALGFGIGESGRRFGPDDVAFAEELARRAAAAVDNARLYREAEAARQEAEHERRNAQEILEAMADAHFVLDAEFRFTSANAAMERSVGVARESLLGRSIWEAFPDTVGTIFESSYRQVAREGVEVHFTAEYAGQGLELVAEVDAYPTAAGGVAVFWRDIAPRRRIEAALAESERQFRTLADAIPTLAWTARADGYIDWYNARWYEYTGATPEQMEGWGWQSVHDPAQLAGVVERWQASLATGAPFEMIIPLRGADGAFRRFLTRAMPVRDAAGRVLRWFGTNTDVEVERAARDAAEAAEERLREVFEQAPIAVAVLTGPEHVYSIVSPVYARSPGQGRPLLGRTVREAFPELAGTGYWETMDRVYETGEPYSATERGVLIANQADGALEERFFNIGYQPLRDAAGEVYAIASAAYDVTEQVRARQEVEAARADAERQRAHAEAANQAKSQFLSTMSHELRTPLNAIAGYAELLTMGLRGPVTEAQEHDLERIRRANQYLLSLVNDILNFARLDAGQVEYNIAEVDLAALLADIEPLMSPQIAAKGLAFDHDACGPPHLVRADPEKLRQVLLNLLTNAVKFTGEGGRVAVRCVPDASAGVMRIQVTDTGRGIPAEQLERIFEPFVQVERHRTHESQQGVGLGLAISRDLALGMGGTLAAESEVGAGSTFTLTLPLA; encoded by the coding sequence GTGAACGAGGCGGCGGCGCGCATGCACGGCACCGTCCGGCTGGACGTGCTCCCCGAAGGCTACGCCAAGACGTACAACCTGCTCACCGAGGACGGCCGCCCCTATCCATCGTCCGAGCTCCCGCTCTCCCGCGCGGTCCTGCGCGGCGAGACGGTGGTGGACGAGCGCTGGCGCATCCGCCGGCCGGACGGCGGCGAGACCTTCGCCGTGGGCACGGCGCGCCCCATCGTGGGGCCGGCGGGCGAGCGGCTAGGAGCGGTGCTCACCCTGCGCGACGATACCCATCGCGTGGAGGCCGAGCGCGCGGAACGCCGTGCGGCGCGCGTGCTCGACCAGGTGGCGGACGAGCACATCACCATGGATGCGGAGTTCCGCATCCTGTCGGTGAACCGCGCCGCGTTGCGGGCGCTGGGCATGCCGGCGGAGGCGCTGCTGGGACGCACGCACTGGGAGGTGTTTCCCGCCTCCGTGGGCACGGAAGCGGAGCGGCAGTACCGGCGCGTTGTCGAGGAGCGGGTAGAGGTGCATTTCGCCCATCACTACGTGGGCGAGGGATACGACCGCCACATCGAGATCGACGCCTACCCGACGGAGGACGGCGGCATTGCGGTGTTCTGGCGGGAGGTCTCAGCGCGCCTGCACGCCGAGGCGGAGCTGCGCGCCCGGAACGACGAGCTCGCCGAGCAGGCGCTGGAGCTGGAGATGGCCAACCAGCAGCTCCAGGAGGGAGCGGCGGAGTTCGAGGCGCGCACCGGCGAGGCGGAACGGGCCCGCGCCGCGGCGGACGAGGCCGCGCGACGCCTTGCCTTCCTGGCCGAGGCGAGCACGCGGTTGGCATCGTCGCTGGACTACGAGGCGACCCTGCGGCAGGTCGTCGCCCTGGCCGTGCCGGACATCGCCGACTGGTGCGCGTACACGGTGGACGCCGGCGACGGCACCGTGCGCATGGTGGCGATCCACCACACGGACCCGGAGAGGACGGCGTTCGTGCGCGAGCTCGCCCGGCGCTACCCCATCCGCGCGGACGAGCCCGCCGGAGCCGCCCTGGTGCTCCGCACGGGAGAGCCCGAGCTGATCGAGGAGATCCCGGACGCAGTGCTGGAGCAGGTAGCGCGCGACAGCGAGCACCTGGAGCTGCTCCGCTCCATCGGCTTCCGCTCGCTGATGACCGTGCCCGTGGTCGCGCACGGCGAGGTGCTCGGCGCGCTCGGCTTCGGCATCGGCGAGTCCGGGCGGCGCTTCGGGCCGGACGACGTGGCGTTCGCGGAGGAGCTGGCGCGGCGTGCGGCGGCGGCGGTCGACAACGCGCGGCTGTACCGGGAGGCGGAGGCAGCGCGGCAGGAGGCCGAGCACGAGCGGCGCAACGCACAGGAGATCCTGGAGGCGATGGCCGACGCGCACTTCGTGCTCGACGCCGAATTCCGCTTCACCAGCGCCAACGCCGCGATGGAGCGGAGCGTGGGGGTAGCGCGCGAGTCACTGCTGGGGCGAAGCATATGGGAGGCCTTTCCGGACACGGTGGGCACCATCTTCGAGAGCTCGTACCGGCAGGTGGCGCGTGAGGGGGTGGAGGTCCACTTCACTGCTGAGTACGCCGGCCAGGGCCTGGAGCTGGTGGCGGAGGTGGACGCCTACCCGACCGCCGCCGGGGGCGTGGCGGTGTTCTGGCGCGACATCGCCCCGCGCCGCCGCATCGAGGCCGCGCTGGCCGAAAGCGAGCGCCAGTTCCGTACGCTCGCGGACGCCATCCCCACGCTGGCGTGGACGGCGCGCGCGGACGGCTACATCGACTGGTACAACGCGCGCTGGTACGAGTACACCGGCGCCACGCCCGAGCAGATGGAGGGGTGGGGGTGGCAGTCCGTGCACGACCCCGCCCAGCTGGCCGGAGTCGTGGAGCGGTGGCAGGCCTCGCTCGCCACCGGGGCCCCGTTCGAGATGATCATCCCGCTGCGTGGCGCGGACGGCGCGTTCCGCCGCTTCCTGACCCGCGCGATGCCGGTGCGCGACGCGGCGGGGCGCGTGCTGCGCTGGTTCGGCACCAACACGGACGTGGAGGTCGAGCGCGCCGCCCGCGACGCCGCCGAAGCCGCCGAGGAGCGGCTGCGCGAGGTCTTCGAACAGGCGCCCATCGCCGTGGCGGTGCTCACCGGCCCGGAGCACGTCTACTCCATCGTGAGCCCCGTCTACGCCCGCTCGCCGGGGCAGGGCCGGCCGCTGCTGGGCCGCACGGTGCGCGAGGCCTTCCCCGAGCTCGCGGGCACGGGCTACTGGGAGACGATGGACCGCGTGTACGAGACGGGCGAGCCCTATTCCGCCACGGAGCGGGGCGTGCTGATCGCGAACCAGGCGGACGGCGCGCTGGAGGAACGCTTCTTCAACATCGGCTACCAGCCGCTGCGCGACGCGGCCGGCGAGGTGTACGCCATCGCCAGCGCCGCCTACGACGTGACGGAGCAGGTGCGGGCGCGGCAGGAGGTGGAAGCCGCGCGCGCCGACGCCGAGCGCCAGCGGGCGCACGCGGAGGCCGCGAACCAGGCCAAGAGCCAGTTCCTCTCCACGATGAGCCACGAGCTAAGGACGCCGCTGAACGCCATCGCGGGGTACGCGGAGCTCCTCACCATGGGGCTGCGGGGCCCGGTCACCGAGGCGCAGGAGCACGACCTGGAGCGGATCCGGCGCGCCAACCAGTACCTCCTGTCGCTGGTCAACGACATCCTCAACTTCGCGCGGCTGGATGCAGGCCAGGTGGAGTACAACATCGCCGAAGTCGACCTCGCGGCGCTCCTGGCGGACATCGAGCCCCTGATGTCTCCGCAGATCGCCGCCAAGGGGCTCGCCTTCGACCACGACGCGTGCGGCCCGCCGCACCTCGTCCGCGCCGACCCGGAGAAGCTGCGCCAGGTGCTGCTCAACCTTCTCACCAACGCCGTCAAGTTCACGGGCGAGGGGGGCCGCGTCGCCGTGCGCTGCGTCCCCGACGCCTCGGCGGGCGTAATGCGCATCCAGGTGACCGATACCGGCCGGGGGATTCCCGCGGAGCAGCTCGAGCGCATCTTCGAGCCGTTCGTGCAGGTGGAGCGGCACCGGACGCACGAGAGCCAGCAGGGGGTGGGGCTCGGCCTCGCCATCAGCCGCGACCTTGCCCTGGGTATGGGCGGCACGCTCGCGGCGGAAAGCGAGGTGGGTGCCGGCAGCACCTTTACCCTGACGCTCCCTCTCGCGTAG
- a CDS encoding family 10 glycosylhydrolase, translating to MIQTRRAVLAVAPLALIAGAAIGIGTAPRASEAAPTHVEKAQPAPSPAPTTPQPRAEARAVWVNRWEYRTEADVRNIMVRAVRAHLNMVYFQVRGPSDAYYRSELDPCSVRLCGRLGGTPSWDPLEVAVREAHARGLQLHAWINALSGWDSQEADFCRRLHPSAPGRPDHILVRHPEWAMHTRAGRPMACPNGEEYVYLSPGNPGVRTHLARVAADVVRRYRVDGVHLDRIRYPGSDYGWDRASLAAFGRDPAADPTGWARFRREMVSRTVRETADSIRAVRRVPLSAAVWPIYDRDRFGWPSSSGVGQFYQDTWGWAREGSLDVAVPMAYFRVNEERCTYLRRPGREPNPDWRCMLEDHLAGMRPTGRHVYIGIASGMPHDEIARQIRIGREQGVQGFSFYSFDNLNGHGAVPFLGDGPFREPAVVPPMPWM from the coding sequence ATGATCCAAACCCGCCGCGCGGTGCTCGCCGTCGCGCCGCTGGCCCTGATCGCAGGCGCGGCAATCGGAATCGGAACCGCCCCTCGTGCATCCGAGGCCGCCCCGACGCACGTCGAGAAAGCGCAGCCCGCGCCGTCACCCGCGCCCACGACCCCGCAGCCCCGCGCCGAAGCCCGCGCGGTGTGGGTCAACCGCTGGGAGTACCGCACGGAGGCCGACGTGCGCAACATCATGGTGCGCGCCGTCCGCGCGCACCTGAACATGGTGTACTTCCAGGTGCGCGGTCCCTCGGACGCCTACTACCGCTCTGAGCTGGACCCCTGCTCCGTGCGGCTCTGCGGCCGGCTCGGCGGCACCCCGTCGTGGGACCCGCTCGAGGTGGCCGTGCGTGAGGCACATGCGCGCGGGCTGCAGCTTCACGCCTGGATCAACGCGCTCTCCGGCTGGGACTCGCAGGAGGCTGACTTCTGCCGCCGCCTGCACCCGAGCGCGCCCGGTCGCCCCGACCACATCCTGGTGCGGCATCCGGAGTGGGCGATGCACACCCGCGCCGGCCGTCCGATGGCGTGCCCGAACGGCGAGGAGTACGTCTATCTCTCCCCCGGCAACCCGGGCGTGCGCACCCACCTGGCCCGCGTCGCCGCGGACGTGGTGCGGCGCTACCGGGTCGACGGTGTGCACCTGGATCGCATCCGCTATCCCGGCTCCGACTACGGATGGGACCGCGCCAGCCTCGCTGCCTTTGGGCGCGACCCCGCGGCCGATCCCACCGGCTGGGCCCGCTTCCGCCGCGAGATGGTGAGCCGCACGGTGCGCGAGACCGCCGACAGCATCCGCGCCGTCCGCAGGGTGCCGCTCTCCGCGGCGGTGTGGCCCATCTACGACCGCGACCGCTTCGGATGGCCGTCGTCCAGCGGGGTCGGGCAGTTCTACCAGGACACCTGGGGATGGGCGCGCGAGGGGTCGCTGGACGTGGCCGTGCCGATGGCCTACTTCCGCGTCAACGAGGAGCGCTGCACTTACCTGCGCCGCCCCGGTCGCGAGCCGAACCCGGACTGGCGCTGCATGCTCGAAGACCATCTCGCCGGGATGCGTCCCACGGGCCGGCACGTGTACATCGGCATCGCCTCCGGCATGCCGCACGACGAGATCGCGCGCCAGATCCGCATCGGACGCGAGCAGGGAGTACAGGGCTTTTCCTTCTACTCCTTCGACAACCTCAACGGCCACGGCGCGGTCCCCTTCCTCGGCGACGGCCCCTTCCGCGAACCCGCCGTCGTCCCGCCGATGCCCTGGATGTGA
- a CDS encoding GAF domain-containing sensor histidine kinase codes for MTTTSPDAETSADPRTRLGFLAETSRCLAGSLDYETTLATGAGLALPHFGTWCMVDVVEPDDTIRRVAVIHPDAEKQRTAREFYATHPPDRDDPLGAPRVIRTRESEFVLAYEDVLESIAQEEHRALLQGLGAQSFLMVPMCARGRTMGAITFVSDDRRRYDPADLLLAEDLGRRCAMAVDNARLYAASREAHRVAEAARMAATLTARRAEELLGEANLARYEAAAANHAKTTFLGTISHEFRTPLTAVQGYADLLTDEGSAPLTDGQRRQVGRIRAASDHLLGLIEEILTFARQQAGRSELRIHEVDLAALVRDASAVVEPLAAAKGLSFVLAVPEGPIPFRTDVGKLRQIILNIAANAVKFTEAGEVRMELEATDRAVLLRVADTGIGIAAEHAEHVFEAFWQVDQTDGRVGGTGLGLAVTQQLAHLLEGEVTLEPGTKGGSVFTIRLPRYAPELGEAAQEAPPEPGAAEKRLRGRRYETRRGSKGPPAGPAKG; via the coding sequence ATGACCACGACCAGCCCGGACGCCGAGACGAGCGCCGACCCGCGCACGCGCCTGGGCTTCCTGGCGGAGACAAGCCGCTGCCTGGCGGGTTCGCTCGACTACGAGACGACGCTGGCGACGGGGGCGGGGCTAGCGCTGCCGCACTTCGGCACCTGGTGCATGGTGGACGTGGTGGAGCCGGACGACACCATCCGCCGCGTGGCCGTGATCCACCCCGACGCGGAGAAGCAGCGCACCGCCCGCGAGTTCTACGCGACCCATCCGCCGGACCGCGACGATCCGCTCGGCGCGCCGCGGGTGATCCGCACCCGCGAGTCGGAGTTCGTGCTCGCCTACGAGGACGTGCTGGAGAGCATCGCGCAGGAGGAGCACCGGGCGCTGCTGCAGGGGCTGGGCGCGCAGTCGTTCCTCATGGTGCCCATGTGCGCGCGCGGGCGGACGATGGGGGCCATCACCTTCGTCTCGGACGACCGGCGGCGGTACGACCCCGCGGACCTGCTGCTGGCCGAGGACCTGGGACGGCGCTGCGCGATGGCCGTGGACAACGCGCGGCTGTACGCGGCGTCGCGGGAGGCGCACCGCGTGGCGGAGGCGGCGCGCATGGCCGCCACCCTCACCGCCCGCCGGGCGGAGGAGCTTCTGGGCGAGGCCAACCTCGCGCGCTACGAGGCTGCCGCGGCGAACCACGCCAAGACAACCTTTCTCGGCACGATCTCGCACGAGTTCCGCACGCCACTCACGGCGGTGCAGGGGTACGCGGACCTGCTGACGGACGAGGGTTCCGCCCCGCTTACCGACGGCCAGCGGCGCCAGGTGGGACGCATCCGCGCGGCGAGCGACCACCTGCTGGGGCTGATCGAGGAGATCCTCACCTTCGCCCGGCAGCAGGCGGGGCGCTCCGAGCTGCGCATCCACGAGGTGGACCTCGCCGCGCTGGTGCGCGACGCTTCGGCGGTGGTGGAGCCGCTCGCGGCGGCCAAGGGGCTGAGCTTCGTGCTGGCGGTGCCCGAAGGGCCGATCCCCTTTCGCACCGACGTGGGGAAGCTGCGCCAGATCATCCTGAACATCGCCGCGAACGCCGTGAAGTTCACCGAGGCGGGCGAGGTGCGGATGGAGCTGGAGGCCACGGACCGCGCGGTGCTGCTGCGCGTGGCGGACACGGGGATCGGCATCGCCGCCGAGCACGCGGAGCACGTGTTCGAGGCGTTCTGGCAGGTGGACCAGACGGATGGCCGCGTCGGCGGAACGGGGCTGGGGCTGGCGGTCACGCAGCAGCTCGCCCACTTGCTGGAGGGCGAGGTGACGCTGGAGCCCGGCACCAAGGGCGGGAGCGTGTTCACCATCCGCCTGCCGCGCTACGCCCCCGAGCTGGGCGAGGCGGCCCAGGAAGCGCCGCCGGAGCCCGGCGCCGCGGAGAAGCGGTTGCGCGGGCGCCGCTACGAGACTCGGCGCGGCTCCAAGGGCCCGCCGGCGGGTCCGGCTAAAGGCTAG